A genomic window from Flavobacterium hankyongi includes:
- the rpsT gene encoding 30S ribosomal protein S20: MANHKSALKRIRSNEKKRVLNRYQHKTTRNAIKAIRLATDKAEASAKLSTVISMIDKLAKKNIIHDNKASNLKSKLTKHVAAL, from the coding sequence ATGGCAAATCATAAGTCAGCTCTAAAGAGAATTAGAAGTAACGAAAAGAAAAGAGTATTAAACAGATATCAGCACAAAACTACTCGTAATGCTATCAAAGCAATCCGTTTAGCAACTGATAAAGCTGAAGCTTCTGCAAAATTATCAACTGTTATTTCAATGATTGATAAATTAGCTAAGAAAAACATTATTCACGATAACAAGGCATCTAACTTAAAGTCTAAATTGACTAAACACGTAGCTGCTTTATAA
- the proS gene encoding proline--tRNA ligase has translation MSKNLTKREEDYSKWYNELVVKADLAENSGVRGCMVIKPYGYAIWEKMQAELDRMFKETGHSNAYFPLFVPKSMFEAEEKNAEGFAKECAIVTHYRLKNDEERPGKLMVDPNAKLEEELIVRPTSEAIIWSTYKNWVQSYRDLPLLINQWANVVRWEMRTRLFLRTAEFLWQEGHTAHATKQEALNETVQMMNVYADFVENFMAIPVVKGVKTETERFAGADETYCIEALMQDGKALQAGTSHFLGQNFAKAFDVKFANQEGKQEHVWGTSWGVSTRLMGALVMTHSDDNGLVLPPNLAPIQVVIVPIFRSDEEFEAISAVAKDLITKFRKLGISIKYDDRTTQKPGFKFAEWELKGVPVRIAVGPKDLENGTFEVARRDTLSKEVIAANGIIDYIEGLLEQIQKDLFDKALNYRNTHVTEVNSFDEFKDVLDGKGGFVSAHWDGTAETEEKIKELTKATIRCVPLDRKEEEGVCVLTGKPSNGRVLFAKAY, from the coding sequence ATGAGCAAGAACTTAACAAAACGCGAAGAAGATTATTCTAAATGGTATAACGAGCTAGTTGTCAAAGCTGATTTAGCTGAGAACTCAGGTGTAAGAGGTTGTATGGTAATCAAGCCCTATGGGTATGCGATTTGGGAAAAAATGCAGGCAGAATTAGATAGAATGTTTAAAGAAACTGGACATAGTAATGCTTATTTTCCTTTGTTTGTGCCAAAAAGCATGTTCGAAGCTGAAGAGAAAAATGCAGAAGGATTTGCAAAAGAATGTGCTATTGTTACTCATTATCGCTTAAAAAATGATGAAGAAAGACCAGGTAAATTGATGGTGGATCCAAATGCTAAACTAGAGGAAGAACTAATTGTTCGTCCTACGAGTGAAGCTATCATTTGGAGTACTTATAAAAACTGGGTTCAATCCTATAGAGATTTACCATTGTTGATTAATCAATGGGCAAATGTAGTTCGTTGGGAAATGCGTACACGTTTGTTTTTACGTACCGCTGAATTTTTATGGCAAGAAGGACATACTGCCCATGCAACAAAACAAGAAGCATTGAATGAAACAGTTCAGATGATGAATGTGTATGCTGATTTTGTTGAGAACTTTATGGCGATTCCAGTTGTAAAAGGTGTAAAAACAGAAACGGAACGATTTGCAGGAGCTGATGAGACTTATTGTATTGAAGCATTAATGCAAGATGGTAAAGCTTTGCAAGCAGGAACTTCTCACTTTTTAGGACAAAATTTTGCGAAAGCATTTGATGTAAAGTTTGCTAATCAAGAAGGCAAGCAGGAACATGTTTGGGGGACTTCTTGGGGAGTTTCAACACGTTTGATGGGAGCCTTAGTGATGACTCATTCTGATGATAACGGATTAGTGTTGCCTCCAAATTTGGCACCTATTCAAGTTGTTATTGTACCAATTTTTAGATCTGATGAAGAATTTGAAGCAATTTCGGCTGTAGCCAAAGATTTGATAACTAAATTCAGAAAATTAGGTATTTCTATTAAGTATGATGACAGAACGACACAAAAACCAGGATTTAAATTTGCTGAATGGGAATTAAAAGGTGTGCCAGTTCGTATAGCTGTTGGTCCAAAAGATTTAGAGAATGGAACTTTTGAAGTAGCTCGTCGTGATACGTTGTCAAAAGAAGTAATCGCTGCTAATGGAATTATAGATTATATCGAAGGGTTGTTGGAGCAAATTCAAAAAGATTTATTTGATAAAGCGTTGAATTATAGAAATACTCATGTAACAGAAGTGAATTCATTCGATGAGTTTAAAGATGTTTTAGATGGTAAAGGTGGTTTTGTATCAGCACATTGGGATGGTACTGCGGAAACTGAAGAAAAGATAAAAGAATTAACAAAAGCGACCATTCGTTGTGTGCCTTTAGATAGAAAAGAAGAGGAAGGAGTTTGTGTTTTGACAGGAAAACCTTCAAATGGAAGAGTCTTATTTGCAAAGGCTTACTAA
- a CDS encoding OmpP1/FadL family transporter, producing the protein MKKYLSLLIIIIGSSATQAQDFTDALRYSQTNQLGTARFRALSGAMGALGGDLSAISINPASSSIFNNNQISVTLNNSNNKNNSNYFGTKNSESSNAFDLNQVGGVFVFEKSGEKNQWNKFALSINYENQNNFDNSLYFSGINPTNSIDKYFLYYANRDGGVSAFNLDNYYYDELTYEEQQAWLGYQSYIIDTDPSYNESNNRLYTSLVPSGGNYYQEKSIQTTGYNGKLTFNASAQYAEWLSIGLSLNSHFSDFKRSSYFFESNENNTTTIDKIKRVYFNNDLHTTGNGFSFQLGAIFKVTNILRLGAAYESPTWYEFTDELTQNAKGVSGSTNGELYPDTADPNITIVYDPYNLKTPGKVTLSGALVFAKIGLLSLDYSFKDYGNTKFKPIRDYDGLNKALRDNLDNTRELRIGAEHKIHQWSLRAGYRFEESPYKGKKIMDDLKGYSAGIGYDFGRTKLDFAYSTAKRNYGEQLFLAGLNDRAAINNRMDNFIATISFKL; encoded by the coding sequence ATGAAAAAATATCTATCATTATTAATTATAATTATTGGATCAAGTGCCACACAAGCTCAAGATTTTACTGATGCTTTAAGATACAGTCAAACCAACCAATTAGGCACAGCTCGTTTTAGAGCTTTAAGTGGTGCCATGGGAGCTCTTGGCGGAGATCTATCAGCCATTAGTATAAATCCAGCTAGTTCTTCTATCTTTAATAATAACCAAATATCAGTTACACTTAATAATTCAAACAATAAAAATAATTCAAATTATTTTGGAACTAAAAATTCAGAATCATCCAATGCTTTTGATTTAAATCAAGTAGGAGGTGTTTTCGTTTTTGAAAAAAGTGGTGAGAAGAACCAATGGAATAAATTTGCATTGTCTATAAACTATGAAAATCAAAATAATTTTGACAATTCTTTATACTTCAGCGGAATAAACCCAACAAATTCTATAGACAAATATTTCCTATACTATGCCAATAGAGATGGTGGTGTGTCTGCTTTTAATTTGGATAATTATTATTACGATGAATTAACTTATGAAGAGCAGCAAGCTTGGTTAGGATATCAATCATATATTATTGATACAGATCCTAGCTACAATGAAAGCAACAATAGACTATACACTTCCTTAGTTCCTTCAGGAGGGAATTATTATCAAGAAAAAAGTATTCAAACAACAGGTTATAATGGAAAACTTACTTTTAACGCATCAGCACAATATGCAGAGTGGCTGTCAATTGGTTTAAGTTTAAATTCACATTTTTCAGATTTTAAAAGAAGTTCATATTTCTTCGAAAGCAATGAAAACAACACAACTACAATAGACAAAATTAAAAGAGTATATTTTAACAATGACCTACATACTACCGGAAATGGATTTTCTTTTCAACTTGGAGCAATTTTTAAAGTAACTAATATTTTAAGACTTGGGGCTGCATATGAATCACCTACATGGTATGAATTTACAGATGAACTAACTCAAAATGCAAAAGGAGTAAGCGGAAGTACCAATGGAGAATTATATCCTGATACAGCAGACCCTAACATAACAATCGTATATGATCCTTATAATTTAAAAACTCCAGGAAAAGTTACATTGAGTGGAGCTTTGGTTTTTGCCAAAATTGGTTTATTGAGTCTTGATTATTCGTTTAAAGACTATGGCAATACAAAATTTAAGCCAATAAGAGATTATGACGGATTAAATAAAGCTTTAAGAGACAACCTTGACAATACTAGAGAATTACGTATTGGAGCAGAACATAAAATCCATCAATGGAGTTTAAGAGCTGGTTATCGTTTTGAAGAAAGTCCTTATAAAGGCAAAAAAATCATGGATGATCTTAAAGGATATTCTGCAGGTATAGGATACGATTTTGGAAGAACTAAGTTAGATTTTGCATATTCAACTGCTAAAAGAAATTATGGTGAGCAACTATTTTTAGCTGGACTTAACGATAGAGCAGCAATTAACAATAGAATGGACAACTTCATAGCTACAATATCATTTAAATTATAA
- the rimO gene encoding 30S ribosomal protein S12 methylthiotransferase RimO, with amino-acid sequence MRTKSLKKNKINVITLGCSKNVYDSEVLMGQLKASGKDVVHEQEGNIVVINTCGFINNAKEESVNTILEYVDKKEQGIVDKVFVTGCLSERYRPDLEKEIPDVDKYFGTTELPQLLKALGADYKHELLGERLTTTPKNYAYLKIAEGCDRPCSFCAIPLMRGKHISQPIEKLVKEAEGLAANGVKELILIAQDLTYYGLDLYKKRNLAELLENLVKVEGIEWIRLHYAFPTGFPMDVLELMKNEPKICNYIDIPLQHISDNILKSMRRGTTYAKTTQLLKDFRVAVPGMAIRTTLIVGYPGETEEDFQILKNWVEEMRFERLGCFAYSHEENTHAFSLEDDVPADVKQARANEIMELQAQISWELNQEKIGQTYKCIVDRKEGQYFVARTEFDSPDVDNEVLIDATTHYLKTGDFVNIKITEATEFDLYGTPVN; translated from the coding sequence ATGAGAACCAAGTCTTTAAAAAAAAATAAAATCAATGTAATTACCTTAGGTTGTTCAAAAAACGTTTACGACAGTGAAGTGCTAATGGGACAATTAAAAGCAAGTGGAAAAGACGTAGTACATGAGCAAGAAGGCAATATTGTAGTAATTAACACATGTGGTTTTATCAACAATGCTAAAGAAGAATCTGTAAACACTATTTTAGAGTATGTAGATAAAAAAGAACAAGGTATTGTAGACAAGGTTTTTGTAACAGGATGTTTATCTGAAAGATATCGTCCAGATTTAGAAAAAGAAATTCCAGATGTAGATAAATATTTTGGAACTACTGAACTCCCTCAATTATTAAAAGCATTAGGTGCCGATTATAAACATGAACTACTAGGAGAGCGTTTAACTACAACTCCTAAAAATTATGCTTATTTAAAAATTGCCGAAGGTTGTGACAGACCATGTAGCTTTTGTGCTATTCCATTAATGAGAGGAAAACACATTTCTCAGCCAATTGAAAAATTAGTTAAAGAAGCTGAAGGCTTAGCTGCCAATGGCGTAAAAGAGCTTATTTTAATTGCACAAGACTTAACTTACTATGGTTTAGACCTATACAAAAAGCGTAATCTTGCTGAATTACTTGAAAATTTAGTAAAAGTTGAAGGTATCGAATGGATTCGTCTACATTATGCATTCCCAACGGGTTTCCCTATGGATGTTTTAGAGTTAATGAAAAACGAACCTAAAATTTGCAACTACATTGATATACCTTTACAACATATTTCTGATAATATTCTAAAATCGATGCGCCGTGGGACAACATATGCCAAAACCACACAGTTATTAAAAGATTTTAGAGTTGCCGTTCCAGGAATGGCAATTAGAACAACTTTGATTGTTGGCTATCCTGGAGAAACAGAAGAAGATTTTCAGATTCTTAAAAATTGGGTAGAAGAAATGCGCTTTGAACGTTTAGGATGTTTTGCGTATTCACATGAAGAAAACACACATGCTTTTTCTTTAGAAGATGATGTTCCTGCCGATGTAAAACAAGCTCGTGCTAATGAAATCATGGAACTACAAGCTCAAATTTCTTGGGAACTAAACCAAGAGAAAATTGGCCAAACATACAAATGTATAGTAGACAGAAAAGAAGGACAGTATTTTGTAGCTAGAACAGAGTTTGATAGCCCTGATGTTGACAATGAAGTTTTAATAGATGCAACAACCCATTATTTAAAAACTGGAGATTTTGTAAATATAAAAATAACAGAAGCAACAGAATTTGATTTATATGGAACTCCTGTAAACTAA
- a CDS encoding YfbU family protein yields the protein MIPETLSVVERQMLVNQFRILSKIGDPSENYDLRIDILENGYTEKYYEIFDVAIEEIPIEICEETTQILFMYKRINAAIESLTESEKQELDLDIIRFEGFNARRNLHYQYFEFLVEKTNQWDEYSEMYFISADESQLSKYKKMLDYQIFLLDNDQYILRKEDLCHLINVVADPSNSNPFQLAV from the coding sequence ATGATACCAGAAACACTATCAGTAGTTGAGAGACAAATGCTTGTCAATCAATTTAGAATATTATCGAAGATAGGTGATCCATCTGAGAACTATGACTTAAGAATTGATATTCTTGAAAATGGTTATACAGAAAAGTATTATGAAATCTTTGATGTAGCAATTGAGGAAATTCCAATAGAAATATGTGAAGAAACTACACAAATTCTATTCATGTACAAAAGAATCAATGCTGCAATTGAATCATTAACAGAATCTGAAAAGCAAGAATTAGATTTAGATATCATTCGTTTTGAAGGATTCAATGCAAGAAGAAACTTGCATTACCAATATTTTGAATTTTTAGTTGAGAAAACTAATCAATGGGATGAATATTCAGAAATGTATTTTATTTCAGCTGATGAATCTCAATTAAGTAAATATAAAAAAATGCTAGATTATCAAATTTTCTTACTTGATAATGATCAGTATATATTAAGAAAAGAAGATTTGTGTCATCTAATAAACGTTGTAGCCGATCCTAGTAATTCAAATCCATTTCAGTTAGCTGTTTAA
- a CDS encoding B12-binding domain-containing radical SAM protein yields MKNILLITPPFTQLNTPYPATAYLKGFLNTKRISSFQMDLGIEVILELFSKKGLTTIFNFVSGNGMEMSQNSERILALQKDYIKTIDSVIEFLQSKNPTLARQICSGNFLPEASRFEQLDDMDWAFGSMGMQDKAKHLATLYLEDLSDFIVECIDENFGFSRYAERLGRSANSFDELYGYLQTESTYIDGITLDILEQRIKDISPKLVCLSVPFPGNLYSAFRCAQFIKDNYPQIKVSMGGGFPNTELRDLKDARVFEFFDYITLDDGELPVELLISNLNEENTKEFKRTFLLENGDVVYKNDTLRHDYKQSDVGTPDYTDLLLDKYISVIEIANPMHSLWSDGRWNKLTMAHGCYWGKCTFCDISLDYIKVYEPIHAKILVDRMEELIAQTGENGFHFVDEAAPPALMREVAIEILRRNLTVTWWTNIRFEKSFTTDLCVLLKASGCIAVSGGLEVASDRLLELIKKGVTVEQVAKVTRNFTESGIMVHAYLMYGYPTQTVQETVDSLEMVRQMFELGILQSGFWHQFAMTAHSPVGMNPDEFGVVPQLNEITFANNDIEFKDKTGINHDKFSFGLKKSLFNYMHGICFDYPLQDWFDFKIPNTKINPDFINECLHEESEFHNKPNSKVVWIGGIPSFETFSKSKKGNTWEMMKFTFHDKRETFDIAVDKEKGEWLKNILVKISISSEKLMTYQNVKLDYENNGLEDFELFWLSKSIITLREIGLLLL; encoded by the coding sequence TTGAAAAATATTCTCCTTATCACACCACCTTTTACCCAGCTTAATACTCCGTATCCAGCAACGGCTTATTTAAAAGGATTTCTGAATACTAAAAGAATCTCTTCATTTCAGATGGATTTGGGAATTGAAGTGATTCTGGAATTGTTTTCGAAAAAAGGATTAACTACTATTTTTAATTTTGTTTCAGGGAATGGAATGGAAATGTCTCAGAACTCTGAAAGAATTTTAGCATTACAGAAAGATTATATAAAGACAATAGATTCAGTAATTGAATTTTTACAAAGTAAAAATCCAACATTGGCGAGGCAAATATGTTCCGGGAATTTTCTTCCGGAAGCATCACGTTTCGAACAGCTTGATGACATGGATTGGGCTTTTGGTTCTATGGGTATGCAGGATAAAGCAAAGCATTTGGCTACTTTATACCTTGAGGATTTATCTGATTTTATTGTTGAATGTATTGATGAAAATTTTGGTTTTAGCCGTTATGCTGAACGATTAGGAAGAAGTGCAAATTCGTTTGATGAATTATATGGATACCTACAAACAGAATCAACATATATTGATGGTATAACTCTTGATATTTTGGAGCAAAGGATTAAAGATATAAGCCCAAAACTTGTTTGCTTGTCTGTTCCATTTCCAGGTAATTTGTATAGCGCTTTTCGTTGTGCACAGTTTATAAAAGATAATTATCCTCAGATCAAAGTATCAATGGGAGGTGGTTTTCCTAATACTGAGTTGCGTGACTTAAAGGACGCACGTGTATTTGAGTTTTTCGACTATATTACACTTGATGATGGAGAACTTCCTGTAGAATTACTGATTTCTAATTTGAATGAAGAAAATACTAAAGAATTCAAACGCACTTTTCTTCTTGAAAACGGAGATGTAGTGTATAAAAATGATACACTACGCCATGATTATAAGCAAAGTGATGTAGGAACCCCTGATTATACAGATTTATTGTTAGATAAATATATTTCGGTTATTGAAATAGCAAACCCCATGCACAGTTTGTGGAGTGATGGGCGCTGGAATAAACTCACAATGGCACACGGATGTTATTGGGGAAAATGTACGTTTTGTGATATTTCATTAGATTATATTAAAGTATACGAGCCTATTCATGCTAAAATTTTAGTGGATAGGATGGAAGAGCTCATTGCTCAAACTGGAGAAAATGGTTTTCATTTTGTAGATGAAGCAGCTCCTCCGGCTTTGATGCGTGAGGTCGCCATAGAAATTTTACGAAGAAATCTGACAGTAACTTGGTGGACAAATATTCGTTTTGAAAAAAGTTTTACTACTGACTTATGTGTTTTGTTGAAAGCTTCAGGTTGTATTGCTGTCTCTGGAGGTTTAGAAGTGGCTTCGGATCGTTTATTGGAGCTTATTAAGAAAGGAGTCACAGTTGAACAAGTTGCAAAAGTGACAAGAAATTTTACTGAATCAGGAATTATGGTGCATGCCTACTTAATGTATGGTTATCCTACACAAACTGTTCAAGAAACGGTTGATAGTCTTGAAATGGTTCGTCAAATGTTTGAATTAGGTATTCTGCAATCGGGATTTTGGCATCAGTTTGCAATGACTGCGCATAGTCCAGTGGGAATGAATCCTGATGAATTTGGTGTAGTACCTCAATTAAACGAGATTACTTTCGCAAATAACGACATTGAGTTTAAAGATAAAACTGGAATCAATCATGATAAATTCAGTTTTGGTTTAAAAAAATCTCTTTTTAACTATATGCATGGAATTTGTTTTGATTATCCTTTGCAGGATTGGTTCGATTTTAAAATACCGAATACAAAAATAAATCCTGATTTTATTAATGAGTGTCTTCATGAAGAAAGTGAGTTTCATAATAAACCTAACTCTAAAGTTGTTTGGATTGGCGGAATACCTTCTTTTGAAACGTTTTCAAAATCAAAAAAAGGAAATACTTGGGAAATGATGAAGTTTACTTTTCACGACAAAAGAGAAACTTTTGATATTGCAGTTGATAAGGAAAAAGGGGAGTGGTTAAAGAATATTTTGGTAAAGATATCTATTTCAAGCGAAAAGTTAATGACTTATCAAAATGTAAAATTAGATTATGAAAACAATGGATTGGAAGATTTTGAGTTGTTTTGGCTTTCTAAGTCCATTATTACTTTGAGGGAAATTGGATTGTTACTATTATAA
- the bshC gene encoding bacillithiol biosynthesis cysteine-adding enzyme BshC — MPSDCISYQNSGYFSKLIIDYLNQKPELQSLYHRFPKIENFLPQIEEKTKNFSQENRQILVDSLFEQNKNFVLSEKSLENIELLKESTTFTITTGHQLNLFTGPLYFLYKIVSTINLSKELKVKYPTYDFVPVYWMATEDHDFEEINHFTFKNKKIKWDTSSKGPVGRLSTQGLDEVYEQFAKELGIGDNANYLKELFRKAYLEHDNLTEATRFLANELFKEEGLIIVDGDDLSLKKLFAPYVQKELVEQTSFQNVSESNKKLNEYDIQVNPREINLFYIEDNLRERIVYEKGKYIVNNTKIEFSKNEILTELKNHPEKFSPNVILRPLYQEIILPNLCYIGGGGEIAYWLQLKSNFESNNITFPILLLRNSVLLAFTKQVSKIDKLHLNWSDLFLKQQDLINKKAKELSNYNIDFTLQKEFLKQQFSTLNKIAQQTDKSFLGAVKAQEAKQIKGLENLEKRLLKAEKRVLADQLERITNIQNELFPNGGLQERKQNFSEFYIESGDELISKLLSELNPLDQNFSTLIV; from the coding sequence ATGCCATCAGACTGTATCAGCTATCAAAATTCAGGATATTTCTCAAAACTTATTATTGATTATTTAAACCAAAAACCTGAATTACAGTCATTATATCATCGTTTCCCAAAGATTGAAAATTTTCTTCCCCAAATTGAAGAAAAAACAAAAAATTTCTCTCAGGAAAATAGACAAATACTAGTTGATAGTCTGTTTGAGCAAAATAAAAACTTTGTTTTATCAGAGAAGTCTCTAGAAAACATTGAGTTACTGAAAGAATCAACAACTTTTACTATTACAACTGGTCATCAGTTAAACTTATTTACTGGTCCCTTATATTTTCTTTACAAAATTGTGTCTACAATTAATCTGAGTAAGGAATTAAAAGTAAAATATCCTACTTACGATTTTGTTCCGGTATATTGGATGGCAACAGAGGACCATGATTTTGAAGAAATCAATCATTTTACTTTCAAAAATAAAAAGATAAAATGGGACACTTCTAGTAAAGGTCCAGTAGGAAGACTATCTACTCAAGGACTAGATGAAGTATATGAACAATTTGCAAAAGAACTGGGAATTGGTGATAATGCAAATTACTTAAAAGAGTTATTCAGAAAAGCTTATTTGGAACATGATAATTTAACTGAAGCTACCCGTTTTCTGGCTAATGAATTATTTAAGGAAGAAGGATTGATAATTGTTGATGGAGATGATTTGAGTTTAAAAAAACTGTTCGCTCCTTATGTCCAAAAAGAATTAGTAGAGCAAACCTCATTTCAGAACGTTTCAGAAAGCAATAAAAAACTTAATGAATACGATATCCAGGTAAATCCTAGAGAAATCAATCTATTTTATATAGAAGATAATCTACGTGAACGAATTGTATATGAGAAAGGAAAATACATTGTAAATAATACCAAGATTGAATTTTCTAAAAATGAAATTCTTACTGAATTAAAAAATCACCCTGAAAAATTCAGTCCTAATGTAATTTTACGCCCACTATATCAAGAAATTATACTTCCAAATTTATGCTACATCGGTGGTGGTGGAGAAATTGCTTATTGGTTGCAACTTAAATCTAATTTTGAAAGCAATAATATAACCTTTCCTATTCTACTATTGCGTAATTCGGTTCTTCTGGCATTTACTAAACAAGTCAGTAAAATTGACAAACTTCATTTGAATTGGTCTGATTTATTCCTAAAACAACAAGATTTAATTAATAAAAAAGCCAAAGAACTTTCTAACTATAACATTGATTTTACACTACAGAAAGAGTTCTTAAAACAGCAATTTAGTACACTTAACAAAATTGCTCAGCAAACTGACAAATCTTTTTTAGGTGCTGTAAAAGCACAGGAAGCAAAACAAATTAAAGGATTAGAAAACCTCGAAAAGCGTTTACTTAAAGCAGAAAAAAGAGTTTTAGCAGATCAATTGGAACGTATAACCAATATACAAAACGAATTATTCCCTAATGGTGGACTTCAAGAACGCAAACAGAATTTTTCGGAATTTTATATCGAAAGTGGAGATGAATTGATTTCAAAATTACTCTCCGAATTAAATCCGTTGGATCAAAATTTTTCAACATTGATTGTATAA